A single window of Sphingomonas sp. IW22 DNA harbors:
- a CDS encoding bacterioferritin-associated ferredoxin, whose translation MVVCVCNAIREREVREVARGGARSACQAYRALGCQAKCGQCVPFARAIIDSERAAA comes from the coding sequence ATGGTCGTCTGCGTCTGCAATGCAATTCGCGAACGGGAAGTGCGGGAAGTGGCCCGTGGCGGCGCACGCAGCGCCTGTCAGGCGTATCGCGCGCTTGGGTGCCAGGCCAAATGCGGTCAGTGTGTGCCGTTCGCGCGAGCCATTATCGATTCCGAACGCGCTGCTGCCTGA
- a CDS encoding tetratricopeptide repeat protein, with protein sequence MRQSAAPAAPVRARPLPTSIRTRSSFIALPVSASAWPREIRRLDRGGGKEKVQALTEQRDRAARAFSQGLAHGGAGRHDLALECFQEATEHDANHVAARFNLALVLRHLGRRTEAVGMLRTILDRIPDQPDTLFCLAGALNELGDYPAALAHLLQLEKIAPRHPGLDEALGLALLRAEAPWQAEAPLRRAIVQDPAAATTLNNLGAAFMAQRRPADAERLYRRATIMDDTVPAYRKNLGVSELLQGKLVSGFRHYEARREQAIWGSNRSFPGIPEWRGEAIAGRTILIYFEQGLGDTIQFVRYLAVLKARGARTIFLCQPELVALLAGVAGIDHLMTDGDPLPDFDCHTSLMSVPDRLARRFRPFRAAFPISARSRTLRAGGPIASRATAFALASIGRRADRNGPFPLKRWLRSPRSRACASTACNPNLPLSAMRLPSSAS encoded by the coding sequence GTGCGCCAGAGCGCAGCGCCCGCCGCCCCAGTTCGGGCGCGGCCGCTTCCGACATCGATTCGAACGCGGTCGTCATTCATTGCGCTCCCTGTTTCGGCGTCGGCTTGGCCCCGCGAAATTCGCCGTCTAGATAGAGGCGGCGGCAAGGAAAAGGTGCAAGCGTTGACAGAACAGCGGGACAGAGCCGCCCGCGCCTTTTCCCAGGGTCTTGCACACGGCGGCGCCGGACGACACGATCTGGCACTCGAATGCTTTCAAGAAGCGACGGAGCACGACGCGAACCATGTTGCGGCGCGTTTCAACCTGGCCTTGGTACTCCGACATCTGGGCCGCAGGACAGAAGCGGTCGGTATGCTGCGGACCATTTTGGACCGCATCCCCGATCAGCCCGATACGTTGTTCTGCCTGGCGGGCGCACTCAACGAACTCGGGGATTATCCGGCAGCGCTGGCGCACCTCCTCCAGCTTGAGAAGATCGCTCCGCGCCACCCCGGTCTTGACGAGGCGCTGGGCCTCGCGCTGCTGCGCGCCGAAGCGCCCTGGCAAGCGGAAGCACCGCTCAGACGCGCGATCGTGCAAGATCCCGCCGCCGCAACGACGCTCAACAATCTGGGCGCCGCGTTCATGGCACAGCGCCGCCCCGCCGATGCCGAGCGTCTGTACCGCCGCGCAACGATCATGGACGATACCGTACCCGCCTATCGCAAGAATCTGGGCGTCAGCGAACTTCTGCAGGGCAAGCTGGTGTCGGGATTTCGACATTATGAAGCTCGCCGCGAACAAGCGATCTGGGGCTCGAACCGCAGCTTTCCCGGCATACCGGAATGGCGCGGCGAAGCCATCGCCGGTCGCACGATCCTCATCTATTTCGAGCAGGGCCTTGGCGACACAATCCAGTTCGTCCGCTATTTGGCGGTGCTCAAGGCACGGGGTGCGCGCACAATCTTCCTGTGCCAGCCTGAGCTTGTGGCGCTGCTTGCCGGGGTGGCGGGTATCGACCACCTGATGACCGATGGCGATCCGCTGCCGGATTTCGATTGCCACACCTCGCTCATGAGTGTTCCCGATCGGCTGGCACGACGATTTCGACCATTCCGGGCGGCGTTCCCTATCTCCGCGCGGAGCCGGACGTTGCGCGCTGGTGGGCCGATCGCATCCCGCGCGACGGCTTTCGCGTTGGCCTCCATTGGCAGGCGCGCGGACCGGAACGGGCCATTCCCCCTCAAGCGCTGGCTCCGCTCGCCGCGGTCCCGCGCGTGCGCCTCTACAGCCTGCAACCCGAACCTGCCGTTGAGCGCGATGCGGCTGCCAAGCTCGGCGTCATGA
- a CDS encoding glycosyltransferase family 9 protein encodes MTRTEMAPDHTSFRDTAGMIANLDLVICCDSSVAHVAGAMGKPVLLILPWLGDWRWMLDPYATPWYPHTRLLRSPAPGEWDTPVRAAAALLTTMA; translated from the coding sequence ATGACGCGGACGGAAATGGCGCCCGATCACACCAGTTTTCGCGACACGGCGGGCATGATCGCGAACCTCGACCTTGTGATTTGTTGCGATTCGTCCGTCGCTCATGTCGCTGGCGCGATGGGCAAGCCCGTACTACTAATCCTGCCGTGGCTCGGCGACTGGCGCTGGATGCTCGACCCGTATGCCACGCCCTGGTACCCGCACACCCGCCTGCTTCGCAGCCCCGCGCCGGGAGAATGGGACACGCCCGTGCGGGCCGCCGCAGCGTTGCTCACGACCATGGCGTAG
- a CDS encoding MFS transporter, whose amino-acid sequence MPRPRRFVAIAAISFGTALFVIDGAIANVALPTIARDTGVTAGAVVAVVTLYQLVLVMGLLPFANLGDRLGHRRLYQVGQVVFLFASAASLLVDSFAGLLVVRVAQALGAGMALSVSAAMLRTIYPARRLGSGLGINSVIVASANALAPTLGGFIVGHADWRWVFCAAAPFALVSILLGRSLPEPRPRDERFDWAGGVWSAATIGAIIGGIELAAHSAEAFAPGVAMMAGGVLSAVLLVRRERQRTRPVLPVDLLGQRVIGLSVLGAISAFLASASLIVLLPFRFEQGMGYPPEQVGLLILPVPLTLLVVAPLAGWLSDRIKPSLLGIAGCALAIAGLLLIAAMPGDAAWPDIGWRLSLTACGFGLFFAPNSRLIIGQAPKDRAAAAGGLLSTGRLLGQTLGASTVGVMLAMGLGLGPVPLFVAAAFAGLALLCSVVRLRTT is encoded by the coding sequence TTGCCGCGTCCGCGCCGTTTCGTTGCCATCGCGGCGATTTCGTTCGGCACCGCCCTGTTCGTGATCGACGGGGCGATCGCCAATGTCGCCCTGCCCACCATCGCCCGCGATACCGGCGTCACCGCGGGCGCGGTGGTCGCCGTCGTGACCCTTTATCAACTCGTGCTGGTGATGGGCCTGTTGCCCTTTGCCAATCTGGGCGACCGGCTGGGGCACCGCCGGCTGTATCAGGTCGGGCAGGTCGTTTTCCTGTTCGCGTCCGCCGCCAGCCTGCTGGTCGACAGCTTTGCAGGTCTATTGGTCGTGCGCGTGGCGCAGGCGTTGGGCGCGGGCATGGCGCTGAGCGTGTCGGCGGCGATGTTGCGGACCATCTATCCCGCGCGGCGACTGGGTTCCGGGTTGGGCATCAACAGCGTGATCGTCGCATCCGCCAACGCGCTGGCGCCGACGCTGGGCGGTTTCATCGTCGGCCATGCCGACTGGCGCTGGGTGTTCTGCGCCGCCGCGCCCTTTGCACTGGTATCGATCCTTCTCGGCCGGTCGCTGCCCGAACCGCGCCCGCGTGACGAGCGGTTCGACTGGGCAGGCGGCGTGTGGAGCGCGGCGACCATCGGCGCGATCATCGGCGGCATCGAGCTGGCCGCGCACAGCGCCGAAGCATTCGCCCCTGGTGTCGCGATGATGGCGGGCGGTGTGCTGTCCGCCGTGCTGCTGGTCCGGCGGGAGCGGCAGCGCACGCGACCGGTGCTGCCGGTCGATTTGCTGGGCCAGCGCGTGATCGGCCTGTCGGTGCTGGGCGCGATCAGTGCGTTTCTCGCATCCGCTTCGCTCATCGTGCTGCTGCCATTCCGGTTCGAGCAGGGCATGGGTTATCCGCCCGAACAGGTGGGCCTGCTGATCCTGCCGGTCCCGCTGACGCTGTTGGTTGTGGCGCCACTGGCGGGGTGGCTGTCGGATCGGATCAAACCGTCGCTGCTGGGCATTGCCGGATGCGCGCTGGCAATTGCGGGCCTGCTGCTGATCGCGGCGATGCCGGGGGACGCGGCCTGGCCCGACATTGGGTGGCGTTTGTCGCTGACGGCATGCGGGTTCGGCCTGTTTTTTGCCCCGAATTCGCGGCTGATCATCGGACAGGCACCAAAGGACCGGGCGGCGGCGGCGGGCGGGCTGCTGTCCACCGGGCGGCTGCTGGGCCAGACCTTGGGCGCGTCAACGGTCGGCGTAATGCTGGCGATGGGCTTGGGGCTCGGCCCGGTGCCGCTGTTCGTTGCGGCCGCCTTTGCCGGGCTGGCACTGTTGTGCAGTGTCGTGCGGCTTCGCACCACCTGA
- the hldE gene encoding bifunctional D-glycero-beta-D-manno-heptose-7-phosphate kinase/D-glycero-beta-D-manno-heptose 1-phosphate adenylyltransferase HldE: MTTAFESMSEAAAPELGRRALRSGAHILIVGDAMLDRYHEGATDRISPEAPVPVLRVSQTYDRPGGSANVALNIAMLGMRVTLLANVGDDPESHALQSMLEQAGVTCRFRRAPASRTIVKIRAISMHQQVMRIDFENGFDATDRDGLLADYRALLGDAQLVVFSDYAKGTLSGVAELIDAARQAGVPTVVDPKGADFERYRGATVLTPNEAEFRAASDGSTEFESAAAALRARLEIDNLLVTRGDKGMVLFRESAAPMTLPAEARDVFDVTGAGDTVVATLASALTSGWPMEDAVALANCAAGIVVGRRGTASVTASELAQVELGVDNAAAVLRDVKVSRMRGERIVMTNGCFDILHAGHVHYLAQARARGDRLLVAVNSDRSVSRLKGAGRPYNSLAQRLEVLGALKWVDWLMVFGDDEAPGEEDLPLRLIRAVRPDVLVKGADYTVETIVGAVDNHPTRRVTSPSGERPSGSFC; this comes from the coding sequence ATGACGACCGCGTTCGAATCGATGTCGGAAGCGGCCGCGCCCGAACTGGGGCGGCGGGCGCTGCGCTCTGGCGCACACATCCTGATCGTCGGCGACGCCATGCTCGACCGATATCATGAGGGCGCAACCGACCGTATCTCGCCCGAGGCGCCCGTGCCGGTGCTTCGCGTGTCGCAGACATATGACCGGCCGGGCGGCAGCGCCAATGTGGCCCTTAATATCGCAATGCTGGGGATGCGCGTGACGCTGCTGGCAAATGTCGGCGACGATCCCGAAAGCCATGCGTTGCAGTCTATGCTCGAACAGGCGGGAGTCACGTGCCGGTTCCGCCGTGCGCCTGCGTCGCGGACCATCGTGAAGATACGCGCCATCAGCATGCATCAGCAGGTGATGCGTATCGATTTCGAAAATGGCTTCGACGCGACGGATCGTGACGGGCTGCTCGCAGACTACCGTGCGCTGTTGGGCGACGCCCAACTGGTCGTATTCTCCGACTATGCAAAGGGCACTTTGAGCGGTGTGGCCGAATTGATCGACGCCGCACGACAGGCGGGCGTGCCAACGGTGGTCGATCCCAAAGGCGCCGATTTCGAACGCTATCGCGGCGCGACCGTCCTGACACCGAACGAAGCCGAGTTCCGGGCGGCATCGGACGGCTCGACCGAATTTGAATCGGCCGCCGCGGCGCTTCGTGCCCGGTTGGAGATCGACAACCTGCTGGTGACACGCGGCGACAAGGGGATGGTGCTGTTTCGCGAAAGTGCGGCGCCGATGACCCTTCCGGCCGAAGCGCGCGACGTATTCGACGTGACCGGCGCGGGCGACACGGTGGTGGCGACCCTCGCCAGCGCGCTGACATCGGGCTGGCCGATGGAAGATGCGGTCGCGCTTGCCAATTGCGCGGCGGGCATTGTGGTCGGCCGCCGTGGCACTGCATCGGTTACCGCATCTGAACTGGCGCAGGTCGAACTGGGCGTCGATAATGCGGCGGCGGTGCTGCGCGACGTAAAGGTCTCGCGGATGCGGGGCGAGCGGATCGTGATGACCAATGGCTGCTTCGATATCCTGCATGCGGGGCATGTCCATTATCTGGCGCAGGCGCGGGCACGCGGGGACCGATTGCTGGTCGCGGTCAATTCTGACCGATCGGTTTCGCGACTGAAAGGGGCGGGGCGGCCATATAACAGTCTGGCCCAACGGCTTGAGGTGCTGGGCGCGCTGAAATGGGTCGACTGGCTGATGGTCTTCGGCGACGACGAAGCGCCGGGCGAAGAAGATCTGCCCTTGCGGCTTATCAGGGCGGTGCGCCCCGACGTGTTGGTCAAGGGCGCCGATTACACGGTGGAGACGATTGTGGGCGCCGTCGATAACCATCCGACGCGGCGAGTGACGTCGCCTAGTGGGGAGCGTCCTAGCGGCAGCTTCTGTTAG
- the purL gene encoding phosphoribosylformylglycinamidine synthase subunit PurL: MTEITPEIVAEHGLSPEEYQRVLNALGRTPNLTELGIFSVMWSEHCSYKSSRIHLKKLPTEAPWVICGPGENAGVIDIGDGQAAIFKMESHNHPSYIEPYQGAATGVGGILRDVFTMGARPVANMNALRFGRPDHPKMRHLIAGVVHGIGGYGNCVGVPTVGGEVNFHPAYDGNILVNAMTVGVAQQDKIFYSAAAGIGNPVVYVGSKTGRDGIHGATMASADFEEDSDAKRPTVQVGDPFTEKLLIEACLELMASDAIVAIQDMGAAGLTSSSVEMASKGGVGIELVMDNVPQRETGMTPYEMMLSESQERMLMVLKPGREAEAEAIFRKWELDFAVIGTVTDTGRMVLKWKGETVADIPLAPLADDAPLYDRPHVPTPKRDELTDAPETSDVAADLLKLMGSPDIASRRWIWEQYDHMVGADTVQRPGGDAAVVRVHDTNKALAITTDCTPRYCFADPVEGGKQAIAEAWRNLTAVGAKPLAVTNCLNFANPQRPEIMGQLVGCLEGMGDACRALDFPIVSGNVSLYNESKATGGGSAILPTPAIGGVGLMQDWQKSVGIGFRRTGDAIILVGERMGHLGQSLWLREVHGREDGPPPPVDLKAEKRTGDFIRAQIEKGAIKACHDVSDGGLAVAIAEMALAGDIGALIDAVQPFGMAESFFGEDQGLYVVTVCDQCLADFMADADRADVPADPLGRTIRDRLVFETEAGDWTVSLADLRAAHEGFFPKLMQGEVAA, from the coding sequence ATGACCGAGATCACGCCCGAAATCGTCGCCGAACATGGCCTGTCGCCGGAAGAATATCAGCGCGTCCTGAACGCGCTGGGCCGAACGCCCAATCTTACCGAACTGGGCATCTTTTCGGTGATGTGGTCGGAACATTGCAGCTATAAATCCAGCCGCATCCATCTGAAGAAACTGCCGACCGAGGCGCCGTGGGTGATCTGTGGCCCCGGCGAAAATGCGGGCGTCATCGACATTGGCGATGGGCAGGCGGCGATCTTCAAGATGGAGAGCCACAACCACCCGTCCTATATCGAACCGTATCAGGGCGCGGCGACGGGCGTCGGCGGCATCCTGCGCGACGTGTTCACCATGGGCGCGCGGCCGGTCGCCAACATGAACGCGCTGCGATTCGGGCGGCCCGATCACCCCAAGATGCGCCACCTGATCGCGGGCGTGGTCCATGGCATCGGCGGTTACGGCAATTGCGTCGGCGTGCCGACCGTGGGCGGCGAAGTGAACTTCCACCCGGCCTATGACGGCAACATCCTGGTCAACGCGATGACCGTCGGCGTCGCGCAGCAGGACAAGATCTTTTATTCGGCCGCCGCCGGCATCGGCAATCCGGTGGTCTATGTCGGGTCCAAGACGGGTCGCGACGGCATTCACGGCGCGACCATGGCCTCGGCCGATTTCGAAGAGGATTCGGACGCCAAGCGCCCAACGGTGCAGGTCGGCGACCCCTTTACCGAAAAGCTGCTGATCGAAGCGTGTCTGGAACTGATGGCGTCGGACGCGATCGTCGCCATTCAGGACATGGGCGCCGCGGGCCTGACCAGCTCCTCGGTGGAAATGGCGTCCAAGGGCGGCGTCGGCATCGAACTGGTGATGGACAATGTCCCCCAGCGCGAAACCGGCATGACGCCGTATGAAATGATGCTGTCCGAATCGCAGGAACGCATGCTGATGGTGCTGAAGCCCGGCCGCGAGGCTGAAGCTGAGGCGATCTTCCGCAAGTGGGAACTGGATTTCGCGGTCATCGGCACCGTCACCGACACGGGCCGCATGGTGCTGAAGTGGAAGGGCGAGACCGTCGCCGACATTCCGCTGGCTCCGCTGGCCGACGATGCGCCGCTGTATGACCGCCCGCATGTGCCGACGCCCAAGCGCGACGAGCTGACCGACGCGCCGGAGACGAGCGACGTCGCCGCCGACCTGCTCAAGCTGATGGGCAGCCCGGATATCGCCAGCCGCCGCTGGATCTGGGAGCAGTATGACCACATGGTCGGCGCCGACACGGTGCAGCGCCCCGGCGGCGACGCGGCGGTGGTGCGCGTGCATGACACGAACAAGGCCTTGGCGATCACCACCGACTGCACGCCGCGTTATTGCTTTGCTGATCCGGTCGAGGGCGGCAAGCAGGCGATTGCAGAGGCGTGGCGGAACCTGACGGCCGTGGGCGCCAAGCCGCTGGCGGTTACCAACTGCCTCAACTTCGCCAATCCGCAGCGCCCGGAAATCATGGGCCAGCTGGTCGGATGCCTTGAGGGCATGGGCGATGCGTGCCGCGCGCTCGACTTCCCGATCGTCAGCGGCAACGTGTCGCTGTACAATGAATCCAAGGCGACCGGCGGCGGCTCCGCCATCCTGCCCACGCCTGCGATCGGTGGCGTTGGCCTGATGCAGGATTGGCAGAAGTCGGTCGGCATCGGCTTCCGCCGGACCGGCGACGCGATCATCCTGGTGGGTGAGCGCATGGGCCATCTGGGCCAGTCGCTGTGGCTGCGCGAAGTGCATGGGCGGGAAGACGGCCCACCGCCGCCCGTCGATCTGAAGGCCGAAAAGCGCACCGGCGACTTCATCCGTGCCCAGATCGAAAAGGGCGCGATCAAGGCGTGCCACGACGTGTCCGACGGCGGTCTGGCGGTCGCGATTGCCGAAATGGCGCTGGCGGGCGATATCGGCGCACTGATCGACGCGGTGCAGCCCTTCGGCATGGCCGAGAGCTTCTTTGGCGAGGATCAGGGCCTGTATGTCGTCACCGTGTGCGACCAGTGCCTGGCCGATTTCATGGCCGACGCCGACCGCGCCGACGTGCCTGCCGACCCGCTGGGCCGCACCATTCGCGACCGGCTGGTGTTCGAAACCGAAGCGGGCGACTGGACCGTCAGCCTGGCCGACCTGCGCGCCGCGCATGAGGGCTTCTTTCCCAAGCTGATGCAGGGCGAGGTCGCGGCCTGA
- the bfr gene encoding bacterioferritin, with amino-acid sequence MKGDPQVIEYLNLALKNELTAINQYWLHYRLLDHWGVYKLAQFERKESIEEMEHADWLSERILFLDGLPNFQLLGRLRIGETVEEVLKGDLALEEEAIPLLRDAIEHCEKVRDYVSRDLFRRILDSEEEHLDTLERQFDMIERMGIQNYIQLNSRSENDADGKD; translated from the coding sequence ATGAAGGGCGACCCCCAGGTCATCGAGTATTTGAACCTCGCGCTCAAGAACGAGCTGACCGCGATCAATCAATATTGGCTGCACTATCGCCTGCTCGACCATTGGGGTGTGTACAAGCTCGCCCAGTTTGAGCGGAAGGAATCAATCGAAGAAATGGAGCATGCCGACTGGCTGTCGGAACGCATCCTGTTCCTCGACGGGCTGCCCAATTTCCAGCTGCTCGGCCGCCTTCGTATCGGTGAGACGGTGGAGGAAGTGCTGAAGGGCGACCTGGCGCTTGAAGAGGAAGCGATTCCGCTGCTGCGCGACGCGATCGAGCATTGCGAGAAGGTGCGCGATTACGTCAGCCGCGACCTGTTCCGCCGCATTCTCGACAGCGAGGAAGAGCATCTCGACACGCTGGAGCGTCAGTTCGACATGATCGAGCGCATGGGCATCCAGAATTATATCCAGCTCAATTCGCGTTCGGAAAACGACGCCGACGGCAAGGATTGA
- a CDS encoding pyridoxamine 5'-phosphate oxidase family protein, with protein sequence MQVDQEQDARIRGTMWKAMGKSPFVMVGLVGSHDHHEPMTAQLDPDANSEFWFYCNRDNRIAKGGEAMVQFVSKGQDLFACIHGTLVEETRREIFDKYWSNPVEAWFEGGKEDPNVMMLRFDLKDAEVWEADLSLTGKLKLMTGNTIRPDEAGKHAEVAL encoded by the coding sequence ATGCAGGTCGATCAGGAACAGGATGCACGAATTCGCGGAACGATGTGGAAGGCGATGGGCAAAAGCCCGTTCGTCATGGTCGGGCTGGTCGGCAGCCACGACCATCATGAGCCGATGACGGCGCAGCTCGATCCCGACGCGAACAGCGAGTTCTGGTTCTATTGCAACCGCGACAACCGCATCGCCAAGGGTGGTGAGGCGATGGTGCAGTTCGTGTCCAAGGGGCAGGACCTGTTCGCATGCATCCACGGCACGCTGGTCGAGGAAACGCGGCGCGAAATCTTCGACAAATACTGGTCGAACCCGGTCGAGGCATGGTTCGAGGGCGGCAAGGAAGATCCCAACGTCATGATGCTGCGCTTCGACCTGAAGGATGCCGAGGTCTGGGAGGCCGACCTGTCGCTGACCGGCAAGCTGAAGCTGATGACCGGCAACACCATCCGCCCCGATGAGGCGGGCAAGCACGCCGAAGTCGCGCTGTAA
- a CDS encoding DUF418 domain-containing protein: MGILTINIIGFALPGDAYVNPLAWGGDRAVDLGVWAFTQMLLEGRMRGLFAMLFGAGVLMLSMRATHPVRRHYARMAVLAVFGLAHGYLIWNGDILLHYAVLGCLLPIAWDWDSGRLARAGIVVLVLHTALLSIQFGGALYFQSLATAPDAPADLVARYQAMVATFPHAGSATVAADLAAFRGEWADAVAYRWFVRGAAPLRLLEFAGGESLGYMLIGMALYRAGALTAEWSDAALRRMMMWGYALGLPGMVALTAWGALSGFDPVVLTGNFLAWSIPFRVASALGHLTLILWLARRFAAARLTARIAAAGRMAFTNYLATSILMTTIFYGHGLNLYAQVPRAELYLFVAAMWAVMLIVSPWWLARFGQGPVEWLWRRLSGGTAHRKSANATQ; encoded by the coding sequence ATGGGGATTTTGACGATCAACATCATCGGCTTCGCCCTGCCGGGCGATGCCTATGTCAATCCGCTGGCCTGGGGCGGCGACCGTGCGGTCGATCTGGGCGTATGGGCATTCACGCAAATGCTGCTCGAAGGGCGGATGCGCGGGCTGTTCGCGATGCTGTTCGGCGCGGGCGTGCTGATGCTGTCGATGCGGGCCACGCATCCGGTGCGCCGCCATTATGCGCGCATGGCCGTGCTGGCGGTGTTTGGCCTCGCCCATGGCTATCTGATCTGGAACGGCGATATCCTGCTGCATTATGCGGTATTGGGCTGTTTGTTGCCGATCGCATGGGATTGGGATTCGGGGCGGCTGGCCCGGGCGGGCATCGTCGTGCTGGTGCTGCACACCGCGTTGCTGTCGATCCAGTTCGGCGGGGCGCTGTATTTCCAGTCGCTGGCCACCGCGCCCGATGCGCCTGCCGATCTGGTCGCCCGCTACCAGGCGATGGTCGCCACCTTCCCCCATGCGGGCAGCGCCACCGTGGCCGCCGACCTTGCCGCCTTTCGCGGCGAATGGGCCGATGCGGTCGCCTATCGCTGGTTCGTGCGCGGTGCCGCGCCGCTTCGCCTGCTGGAGTTCGCGGGTGGCGAGTCGCTGGGTTATATGCTGATCGGCATGGCCCTGTACCGCGCGGGTGCGCTGACGGCCGAGTGGTCCGACGCGGCGCTGCGGCGGATGATGATGTGGGGCTATGCGTTGGGCCTCCCGGGCATGGTCGCGCTGACGGCGTGGGGGGCGCTTTCGGGCTTCGATCCCGTGGTGCTGACGGGCAATTTTCTGGCTTGGTCGATTCCATTCCGGGTCGCCAGCGCGCTTGGCCATCTTACGCTGATCCTGTGGCTGGCGCGGCGCTTCGCGGCGGCGCGGTTGACCGCACGGATTGCGGCAGCGGGCCGCATGGCGTTCACCAACTATCTTGCGACGAGCATCCTGATGACGACCATCTTCTACGGTCACGGGCTGAACCTGTATGCGCAAGTGCCACGCGCGGAGTTGTACCTGTTCGTGGCGGCAATGTGGGCGGTGATGCTGATCGTGTCGCCGTGGTGGCTTGCGCGATTCGGGCAGGGTCCTGTCGAATGGTTGTGGCGCCGTCTGTCCGGCGGCACCGCCCACCGCAAAAGTGCGAACGCGACGCAATAA